From Xiphophorus hellerii strain 12219 chromosome 20, Xiphophorus_hellerii-4.1, whole genome shotgun sequence, the proteins below share one genomic window:
- the LOC116711078 gene encoding something about silencing protein 10-like has protein sequence MVRAIRAKKQKRPQNVEQFDEDDPKAYRNMPAPDKRSSEFYKDKIDEFHDEKIAKLLAHGVQMESDVEELDDEEEVMALDESESEEEEEGTDMESDLEEKKEEDLPNEMAWGTKKKMFYNTDYAASKGRSQEELDAEEQEEEEEAKNVQKRLAENLSEEDYDLNFLQEFAVEEKDEDKTVEKQEKIVKDLKQMSKKEKMKLLKKESPELLELIQDFKAKLTELKDELEPMMQMVKNGKIPAGQWADYLETKQQLYLNYCTNISFYLVLKAKRIPAHNHPVIERLLAYRNLINELSAVDARLAPEFRKHLAGDEKDESSKRKTEGKKTKVTKTKGMQDSGETPPENSDSDLDEDAALRFYKEVEERVKLKRKNKNPEPLEKNDDEGDEELDQDAKRGITYQMAKNKGLTPKRKKIDRNPRVKHREKFRRAKIRRRGQVQSVRKEEMRYGGEASGIRAGVKKSTKLK, from the exons ATGGTTCGAGCAATACG agccaaaaaacagaagaggCCCCAAAATGTGGAGCAGTTTGATGAAGATGACCCCAAAGCCTACAGAAACATGCCAGCTCCTGATAAG agGTCATCAGAGTTTTATAAGGACAAGATCGATGAGTTTCATGATGAGAAGATCGCT AAACTTCTCGCTCATGGAGTTCAGATGGAGAGCGACGTGGAGGAGCTAGACGATGAG GAGGAGGTGATGGCTCTGGACGAGTCGGAgtcagaagaagaggaggaggggacaGATATGGAGAGTGATCTggaggagaaaaaggaagaag ATCTTCCGAATGAGATGGCGTGGGGCACcaagaagaaaatgttctaCAACACGGATTATGCCGCCTCTa AGGGGAGATCACAGGAAGAGTTGGACGctgaggagcaggaggaggaagaagaagcaaaaaatgtccagaaacGTTTAGCCGAAAATCTGAGCGAGGAGGATTATGATTTAAACTTTCTCCAG GAGTTTGCAGTGGAGGAGAAGGATGAAGACAAAACTGTGGAGAAACAGGAGAAAATTGTGAAGGACTTGAAGCAGATGTCTAAGAAGGAAAAGatgaaacttttaaagaaagaatCACCGGAGCTGCTTGAGCTCATCCAGGACTTTAAGGCAAAG CTCACTGAACTGAAGGATGAGCTGGAGCCGATGATGCAGATGGTCAAAAATGGGAAGATCCCTGCAGGACAG TGGGCGGACTACCTGGAGACAAAACAGCAACTTTACCTCAA CTACTGCACCAACATCAGCTTCTACTTGGTGCTGAAAGCAAAACGGATCCCTGCACACAACCACCCTGTGATCGAACGGCTGCTCGCCTACAGAAAC CTCATCAATGAACTGAGTGCAGTGGATGCTCGTCTGGCTCCAGAGTTTCGCAAACATCTTGCTGGAGATGAGAAAGATGAAAgctcaaagagaaaaacagagggCAAGAAGACCAAAGTAACCAAAACAAAAGGT atgcaggactctggagaaacTCCACCTGAGAACAGCGACTCAGACTTGGACGAAGATGCAGCTCTGCGTTTCTACAAAGAAGTGGAGGAACGGGTGAAACTgaagaggaagaacaaaaacccAGAACC GCTGGAGAAAAATGATGATGAGGGGGATGAAGAGCTGGATCAAGATGCCAAAAGAGGAATCACTTATCAG ATGGCCAAGAACAAGGGGCTGACGCCCAAGAGGAAGAAGATCGACCGGAATCCCAGAGTCAAGCACAGAGAAAAGTTCAGACGGGCCAAAATCCGCAGGAGGGGACAG GTGCAAAGTGTCCGTAAGGAAGAGATGCGGTACGGAGGCGAGGCGTCTGGGATTCGGGCCGGTGTCAAAAAGAGCACCAAGCTCAAGTAG
- the ppcs gene encoding LOW QUALITY PROTEIN: phosphopantothenate--cysteine ligase (The sequence of the model RefSeq protein was modified relative to this genomic sequence to represent the inferred CDS: deleted 1 base in 1 codon): MAEPRMSSIDGKLAEEFAVPSHVQEVKEKMAAFAACHAEVGRRVVLITSGGTKVPLESRTVRFLDNFSSGRRGASSAEYFIDSGYAVIFLHRHRSLYPYTRLFSTINMLDALQLRAGDGEGAGEVVVDQQVLPNIARVLKRYNEVKDGGLLLPIEFNTLSEYLHLLKASAQALSSIGSKAMFYLAAAVSDFYIPASEMPEHKIQSSNGPLQLSMKMVPKILSPLVKDWAPQAFVTSFKLETDPTILLDRARRALDTYRHQAVVANVLDSRRGYVVVVTPESRDELVVTEGDVEKGVEIEERIVSNLTTAHNEFITQQAAGRK, encoded by the exons ATGGCCGAACCCAGAATGTCGTCCATTGATGGAAAGCTGGCTGAAGAATTTGCTGTTCCCTCCCACGTCCAGGAGGTCAAGGAGAAGATGGCTGCTTTCGCCGCCTGTCACGCCGAAGTGGGCCGCAGAGTGGTCCTCATCACGTCAGGCGGCACCAAAGTCCCCCTGGAGTCGCGCACTGTCCGCTTCCTGGATAACTTCAGCAGCGGCAGGCGAGGAGCCTCCTCGGCA GAATACTTCATCGACTCGGGCTACGCCGTCATTTTCCTGCACAGGCACCGCTCTCTCTACCCCTACACACGCCTGTTCTCCACCATCAACATGCTGGACGCCCTGCAGCTCAGGGCGGGAGACGGTGAGGGAGCGGGGGAGGTGGTGGTCGACCAGCAGGTGCTTCCAAACATCGCCAGAGTGCTGAAGAGGTACAACGAAGTGAAAGACGGCGGACTTCTTCTACCCATCGAGTTCAACACTCTTTCAGAGTATCTGCACTTACTGAAAGCATCGGCACAGGCGCTCAGCTCTATAG GGTCAAAGGCCATGTTCTACTTGGCTGCAGCCGTCTCTGACTTCTACATCCCGGCGTCAGAGATGCCTGAACACAAAATCCAGTCTTCTAATGGACCTCTTCAG CTCAGCATGAAGATGGTTCCCAAGATCCTGTCGCCCCTCGTTAAGGACTGGGCGCCTCAGGCGTTCGTCACTTCCTTCAAGCTGGAGACGGACCCGACCATCCTGCTGGACAGGGCCCGGCGGGCTCTGGACACCTACAGGCACCAGGCGGTGGTGGCCAACGTGCTGGACTCACGACGGGGTTACGTGGTGGTCGTGACCCCGGAGTCCCGGGATGAGCTGGTCGTCACCGAGGGCGACGTGGAGAAGGGCGTGGAGATCGAGGAGCGGATAGTGAGCAACCTGACGACGGCGCACAATGAGTTTATAACTCAGCAAGCCGCTGGACGGAAATGA